One window of Cydia pomonella isolate Wapato2018A chromosome 5, ilCydPomo1, whole genome shotgun sequence genomic DNA carries:
- the LOC133518242 gene encoding hemolymph lipopolysaccharide-binding protein-like encodes MADQLTMRQVFTGIQAVVASGHFMTIDGIPLSNLSLRWADNEPNNANNNEDCLVMNGESEVADVNCANVYPFFCTKKSSKMTVNKCGTTDSEYHLEPRTGSCYKFHKIPRTWHQAAAACFSEGAHLAIINSPIESQVLKELFAKYPENTLRVKYPHVAMIGFWDWNEHARNGDWLTIFGETLTDAGFSTWGRNEPNNAYGIEFCGSIVRDGLLNDFECNTTAVYICEVTRT; translated from the exons ATGGCGGACCAGCTGACCATGAGGCAGGTGTTCACCGGGATACAAGCCGTCGTTGCCAGTGGTCACTTTATGACTATAGACG GTATACCATTAAGTAACCTCTCCCTTCGCTGGGCCGACAACGAGCCCAACAATGCGAACAACAACGAAGACTGCCTGGTCATGAACGGCGAGAGCGAAGTAGCTGACGTTAATTGTGCAAATGTATATCCTTTCTTTTGTACTAAGAAGAGCTCGAAGATGACCGTTAATAAGTGTGGCACTACGGACAGTG AGTACCACTTGGAGCCACGCACCGGCAGCTGCTACAAGTTCCACAAGATCCCTCGGACCTGGCACCAGGCCGCCGCCGCCTGCTTTTCTGAAGGAGCCCATCTCGCTATCATCAACAGTCCTATAGAGTCCCAGGTCCTAAAGGAGTTGTTCGCGAAGTACCCTGAGAACACGTTGCGGGTGAAATATCCGCATGTTGCCATGATTGGCTTTTGGGACTGGAATGAACACGCAAGGAATGGAGATTGGTTGACAATTTTTG gaGAGACACTAACCGACGCTGGTTTCTCAACATGGGGTCGGAATGAGCCGAACAACGCGTACGGGATCGAGTTCTGCGGCTCCATAGTCCGCGACGGACTGCTCAACGATTTCGAGTGCAACACCACTGCTGTATACATCTGCGAGGTTACTCGCACATAA